The DNA window TTGGGAATGTCTGAAAACGTTACTAAACCTAATTTTTACAAGGGGGTAAAGCCAAATGACTTTATTAACTCTTTACAACAGTGTGGCATGTATATTTTACCAATATTGCCACGTATGTAACATGTTACAGCAACATggacattttaatttaattttaataaatctgATTTAACAAGTGGCATTGAGGGGTGTTTTGGCGTGGAATCTTTGCAAGTTAAGGGGgtgatgaaaaaaaaaactttaaaagggGCTAAAATAaaaactcgctaacattacagggggggtttgtatatttaacccaaaataCTATTAGCGCGAAAGTCTAGCATCAATTGGGGATGTAGCTCAGATGGTAGAGCGCTCGCTTAGCATGCGAGAGGTACGGGGATCGATACCCCGCATCTCCATTTAGTGCTCTTTTATGTTTTCGTTCTGCAGTGTTCATTTTATATGTACACACGAAGCATTTCTTTGTACAAAATCGTCTACTCCCACTACTTAAACTTTGTACAATCTCTTTATTTATGGTACAAAAATGTACTATTCAATAGCTACAAATTTTGGTTGTTAGCTTGTTTCTTCATGAAGATGAGGAAAGAACGAATTCACCATTGGACAATCGTAATTCAGTTCAGCAGGTCTTGCAATTTTATGCCTTCACACATCAACCATCATCATATAAGTAGACATAGGAATAACAATCTATAGAATAATTACAAACATAATCATCTTCTTACCATTCTTGATCAATCAACATTTCATCTGTCAATCCAAATTCTCTTAACTCTTGTTCATCATGATGCATCAGTAAACTATACCTGTTAAAAAGTTTATGCTTGTCACATTTAGTTATTAGATTAACATTGTCACAGACACCAAAAACACGACGCCAACATTGAGATATATTATAACATGTATAGAGACCACGACACGCCTACAATATAAAACATTGAGATATGTATAGAGACCAAGACACGCCTACAATATGGAACATTGAGATATTATAGAGAGGATTATTTCCATCAATTACCTTCCACCATAACCCTTTTCCATGACAAGCTCACCTCCATTGCCAAAGTTATTGAGACCTTCAAACTGTTCAACTGTCCACTTATACCACCTCATGAGAAAAACTCTAAGTGTTAAACCGTGCGACACGATCACCAAGTTCACATCAAAATTCTTCTCCCCCGGTGGCTGATATCGTCCAATATTAATATCGGCTCTCAGTGTTTCTCTAAATCCTAAATTTCAATATTAAATCCAACATTAGATTCAATGGTGTTTACTTCCGGTTCACATTGACAAGGTTTTTAACGCGACATTAGGATTTTTTATATATCGAGGCCTATTTGACATAACTGTAATTCTTAACAATGTCAAGAATTTTAActactattttaaaattttattacctGTGATTCTGTCATATACATCGGCCGCGGATTCTCCATTTGGAAATCGGTAAAAGAATCTACCATAAAGATTTCGTTGCGCCTTTTCAACTTTCATCAACTCTCTATTTTGAAAATTCCCTTACATAACATAAAtcacaaagaaataaataaatttaaaaacacaCAATTATATATACAATGCAAAGAACTAATTGATACCGAAATCTTGTTCACGAATGCGAGGCTCTTCTCGAAAACCAGCAATTCTGGAGCGTTCAAAAGGACGAGCTAAGCTTTGCAAAGTTTCGAGTGTTCTTCTATATGGAGACACATAAAAGTAGAGTTGCCAATTTTCATCACCATCTTTTTCAATCATGTTCTTGATTCTTTGACCACATTCCTCTGCTTGAACCTTTCCTTTGTTGGTGAGGCCTATTTTAGGATCAGGTACTCTTGTGTAGACACTTTCATCCACGTTTCCTTCACTTTCTCCATGCCTAACAAGGATTATTCTTCTAGGCCTTGGAGGTACTGCACCAATAGTGGAAGCTACTAAAGGGTTTATGAGAGGATTTTTCTCTGGAAACCTGGCATGTCCATTGTTGTTGTTAAGTGAATATATGGATTCTGTTTGGTTGTGACAACATTGGATTAGTACTAAGTATGTGTTGTTTGTCTTATAATACTTAGAAATAGGATTGGATTTGATTTTAAGGTGCTTTGGTTGAGATGCAGAGAGAGGTAGTGTTGCTATGGCAATGCTCATGATATGCTTGAATGCAATTCTACTCAATCTCACATATTTATTTTTCACTTCATCCAGTCATGAAGAGAGTGTGATATTTGTGGTTGACATGAATCCTTCCAAAATCTTGGATATCATGAATGATAGACCAACCAGGTAGTCCATATCTATTGACAAGTGGCGGTTTTCATGCGGTTTTAGATTGTTGACATGTCTTGTACCTTGGATTGGAATTTGAAAAacattttgatttttctttataGTTTCAAAATTGaggaatatgaaaaaaaaaaattttaaatttattaaatacttTCGTTGATACTTTGATGGGCTTTATTAGGTAAAATATTATGGGAAATACAAGACATATTTTGTGAAAAAgataaaatgtgaaataagatgTTTCAGCATGTGTGCAGCATCTGGCCTCAGTCTATCGACCAAAGTTTGTGAGTAAATCAGTGTGTGAATCTCATTGTTTTCAAGGAGATTTGTTGTTTATGAATTGTATCTTTTTgcaaatatatttttagaaggaTTTGATAAAAAATTGTCCAAAtcgaaatcaaattaaatgaagaTTTATAAGTAAATGaagatcaaatcaaaacaaatataaTTTTCATCAATATTAAATCTGGTTGTTCTCAAATCTAATGTTCATTGAAGAAAAGCCCAACATATGAATAATTATATAAAGACTCCTCCTAACAACATTGAAGACACGAGTTAGAGTTAAATATCTTGAGTGTTAGGTTTTGTTCTTGAGTCATTTtgtatttgtttttatttgtgcACCTCTGTAGCACATAAGTTTCAAATCAAAGGTATAAAGGTTATTTGTTTCAGTTTGTTTCTATAGCGCTTGTATTGTGTATTGATCATTAGGGTTATTGATTGAGAGAAAGTGAAATGGTCTCATATTTAGGGGAAGTCCTAAATAAAAAGACACTGGTAGTATTATGGAGTGGGGAATTAAACAAAGGTTGTTCATCTAAGACACTTTGTACAAATACTATTGAgagtgaatttcctttcttgggttggAAGCCCCTCAGACTTAGGTGTTGCACTAAACTGGGCTGTCaattccttcattttctttattgctTTATGATTTATCATCTTGTTTTCTGTCAAACTGTTATAAGCTTGTTGTACACATATTCCCAGACATTTTTCCAACATTTATCTTGTGaagaacaaaatttcaattggcatcagagcaggttcCCTGTTCTGTTTGGGTGAGCTATAGGAAAAGTATATTTTGTTCAAATGGACAACACTAAGGATGGAGGATCAGTCAATAGGCCACCTATCTTGGATGACTACAACTATGATTATTGGAAAGTCAAGATGGTTGCTTTTCTTAAATCCATGGACAATAAAACATGGAAGATTGTTATAAAAGGTTTGAAACACCTTGTGATTACCTCTCAAGATGGAACATCAATCTTAAAGCCTGAAGCTCATTGTTCTAATGCTGAAGATGATGAAGCTCTTGGAAACTTCAAAGCCTTGGATGctattttcaatggtgtggacaAGAATATGTTTAAATTGATCAACACATGCACTGAAGCCAAAGAGGCATGGGAGATCGCAAAATTGCATATGAAGGTACGTCCAAAGTTCGTATGTCAAGGCTGCACCTCCTCACAACAAAGTTTTAAGAGATAAGATGGCTGAAGAAAAGCTGGAAAAAATCCTCAGATCACTACCTAAGTAGTTTGATATGAAGGTTATAGCTATTGAAAAATCACAAGACTTAAGCAACATTAAAGTTTatgaactcattggttctctacaaacctttgataTGACTATCAATGACGGGTTTGAAAAAGAAGAACAATGTGAAAGTGAAGAAAGTATATCGGATGCTAACGCTCTTCTTAGTAGAAATTTTAACAAATCCTTGAAGAAACTGGACAGAAGATGGACGAAAAATGTCGAAGACAAAGTGTTAGACAACTTCAAGAAAATTGATCCTCAGTGCAAGAGCAAATATGAAGACAAACCAAACAAAGTCAAAGGAGTTCAATTTCATTAATGTGAAGGTTTTAGCCACATTAAATCTGAATGTCCTACATTTTTAAAGAAGCATAAAAAGGGAATGTCAATCACATGGTCTTATTATGATGATGAGAGTGAAGAAACAACTAGTAAGGTAATGACTTTCACTAGAAATATATGAATCTTGTAGTGAGTCTAGTGACGAAGACGTCTCTAATGAAGAGTTAGCTATAACATACCGACTTTTGTATACCAAATGGGAGGAAGCACGCATAGTAGGAGAGAAACAAAAGAGAACTATAAGTGCTCTATTTCAGGAAAAAAGAGAAACTTGTTTCAATCATCACTAATCTGGAAGAAGAAATAACTCTGTTAAATTTCAAGCttgaaaatataacaaaaattcgTTCGTATGTTGAACAATGATTCACATATACTAAATGAAATCTTGAAAGTGGGGACGATGTCTAGGAATATGAAGGGAGTATGGTTTTACTATAGCTCCATGaacaaagaaatcaaagtttCCACTAAGAAGCTTGTTCCCCTTGAGAAAAATACTGAGTTTTTATTGTTGGACCATATGTCATAGCATCTGGTTCGACACATGTATCCTCAAAACAAATCCTACAAGAACTCATGATGGAGATATCACTTTTATAGAAGATACGGTCATATAAGGCCCTACTGCTATAGATTGTATGAATATCCTTAGTCTTATAATCAACTAAGTCTCAATTGAAAAATAGACAAGAACATTCAAGCAAGAAAGTGTGGAAACTAAAAGAAACAACCACAAGTCTCATATCTCATGCATCTCTTAGAATTTTATCAATAGAATATTAGTATTTTGATAATGGATGTTCCAGGCACATGACTGGAGAAAAGAACTATTTATAAGAGGTAAAATCTTACTCTAATAGTTATGTTACTTTTGGTGATGGAGAAAAAGGTAAAATCAAGTGCATAGGCAAACTGGTTTGTCCAAGCTTTCCTGGCCTTGACGATGTGTTGATGGTAGAGGGATTAACTGCAAACTTGACCAATATAAATCAACTATAGGATCAAGGTATGAATGTGAGTTTCAACAAATCAAAATGCATTGTTTCTAGCAAAGATCAAGAAGTGTTAATGAAAGGATCAAGATCCAAAGGCAACTGTTATTTATAGGTATCTCAAAACAAAAGTCATTCCTCAAAATGTTTGATATCCAAGGTAGTGAGACCAAGATATGGAACCAAAAATTTGGTCATCTCAACCTCAAGAGTATGAAAAATATCATATCTGAAGATGCTATCAAGAAATTGCCAAAACTCAAGATTGAAGAAGGCGAAATTTGTGGAAAGTGCCAAATAGGCAAGCAGACCTAGATGTCCCACAAGAAGCTCAAACATC is part of the Vicia villosa cultivar HV-30 ecotype Madison, WI linkage group LG2, Vvil1.0, whole genome shotgun sequence genome and encodes:
- the LOC131652466 gene encoding phosphoglycerate mutase-like protein AT74H, whose protein sequence is MSIAIATLPLSASQPKHLKIKSNPISKYYKTNNTYLVLIQCCHNQTESIYSLNNNNGHARFPEKNPLINPLVASTIGAVPPRPRRIILVRHGESEGNVDESVYTRVPDPKIGLTNKGKVQAEECGQRIKNMIEKDGDENWQLYFYVSPYRRTLETLQSLARPFERSRIAGFREEPRIREQDFGNFQNRELMKVEKAQRNLYGRFFYRFPNGESAADVYDRITGFRETLRADINIGRYQPPGEKNFDVNLVIVSHGLTLRVFLMRWYKWTVEQFEGLNNFGNGGELVMEKGYGGRYSLLMHHDEQELREFGLTDEMLIDQEWHKIARPAELNYDCPMVNSFFPHLHEETS